From a region of the Primulina eburnea isolate SZY01 chromosome 7, ASM2296580v1, whole genome shotgun sequence genome:
- the LOC140835709 gene encoding uncharacterized protein: MPPTSLTKKNAKFVWSGEFQKSFDILKQALISAPVLAMPLGQGNFVLHSDSSKLGYHLGKTNVVADALSQKVAGIAQLSVQRPLQSEIQRFGLEVYPKGRVPRLSNLTVKSDLLDRIRRGQLSDEHLQKWRLKDEAKGSVLYAVSNVIVRYRAMKRDIRRYVSEILTCQQAKAENQRPAGMLKPLPIPE, encoded by the exons ATGCCGCCcacttcactgaccaagaagaatgctaagttcgTGTGGAGTGGCGAgttccagaagagcttcgatatcTTGAAGCAAGCTCTGATTTCTgcgccagtgttagccatgccattgGGACAAGGAAACTTCGTGTTACACAGCGAttcatctaagctcgg ctaccatctagGGAAAACtaacgttgtggcagatgccttgagccaAAAAGTTGCAGGCATAGCACAGTTGTCAgtacagagacctcttcagtctgagattcagaggtttgggtTAGAGGTTTATCCCAAGGGCAGAGTTCCCAGActatctaatctgacagtcaaatcggatttgctagaccgaatccgtaGAGGACAGCTTTCAGATGAGCATTTGCAGAAATGGAGGCtgaaagatgaggccaagggcagtgtactaTACGCAGTCTCTAATgttattgtgagatacagag ctatgaagagagacatccgccgaTACGTATCAGAAatcctcacttgtcagcaggcgAAGGCAGaaaatcagaggccagcaggaatgcttaagccactccctatcccaGAGTGA